AATTTTACGATTATCACTTAAAtagaaaatcaaaagcAGCTTTCATCATTGCAGTTATATACatgtatttaaaaatatgtaAGGTAATGTCATCATTTAGCGTTACCTAGACTACAAAAAATGCTAAATTAAGGCGAACAAAATTCCGGAAAGAaagataaacaaaataaacgaaaaagaaaaaaaaataagaaaagaaaaggtgatgctaaaacaaaaaacatgTAAAATTTGCTTCTCAAAATAGTAAATTTGGAagtgaaataaataaagtaGTTGACAAAAGAGCGTAATTCAGGGAAGAGACCAAGGAATTAAGgggaaataaaaagaaagaaaggtCGGCAAAACATGgagaaataaaaggaaaagaaaagattaGTGGAATaatcaaaagtaaaagtgTTATGAGCTAGGGAAGCAATTGTGTCGAAACGTGTGTTTTAGAGCGATCGATAATTTTCGAGTCGGGAAGTGTTAGACTACCAGCTAACGATGTGATACCAAAATCTGGAAAATCTCTGTCCAAAAACGTTGAGGAAATAGCTGAAGAGTCATTAGATAAGACTGTTGATGTACCACTTGAATTTGTATAGGCTAATGTTTTACGAAGAAGGTCCTGCGTAGCATGGAAAGAAGGTGGAGACTTGGCATAATTGTTCACAGTAGCCATATCACGGTGCAAATCTTTGCTGTGAAGTGTCGGTGAATGATTAGATGACCGGGGACTGTATTTAGAGGATTCACTGTTTACAGATTGATTTTCGCGCTTATCTTCGTGAGATAGAATCGATAGCTGAGGGGAAATTAAATCACTTAAACACGTAGAAGCAGAAAGTTGCGTACTACCAGACTTGGAGTTAGGAGAGTTATTCAACAAAGCTTCTtgacttttatttatagcAACAAGAAATTCGGTTGAAGGCAAAGGACGGTCAAATTCCTTCGCTTTGGGGGAAGTAGAATCTTCAGAAGATGAAATAATGAAGTTTCGTAACTTGAGATTCAAAGGAGTAGATGGGCGTATTTGGGGTAAAACGGGAAAAAATGTTGAAGAGGTGATACTATCAGCAATATCTTCTGACTCTTCAGAAAACTGAGTAGCCACTGAAGACTTATTTTTACGGTTCTTTGATTGTTTTCTTGACTTACGAAACGGTTTAGTAAACCCATTGAAACCTTTATTCAGCTGTTTAAGAAACTTTGAAGTTGAAGGATTGATCCTAGATTCTTCCTCAGTGTTACATTCATCTGGAATGGAACTAGACGAAGGGAAATATGATATTGAAACACGAAAATCAGTGTTTTTATTGACTTCCTCTTTACTGGCAACTGCATCAGCCGGTGCGGAAACTCGACAAAATTCTAAATCAAGGCACATTTCTGCAGTAGGTCGTTTGGCTGGATCCCACTTTAACAATTGGGACAACATTGAAGCAAAAGCTAAATTCCATGGTGGGGAAAATAAGTCTCCAAAGTCGAGCGGAGCCATTTTGGGTAGAGAAATACCTAGCTTATTAGCTAATAGTTCAGCTCGATCCCAGATACCACCTCCCTTATCTCCAGTATTCTGAGATTGCTCATCAGGGCTTCCAAGTATTTCACacattttatataattgGTCGAAATCATCATTTCCAGGAAAAATTGGTTGAAGTGTAGCAATTTCAAATGCCATGCATCCAGCAGCATATATGTCGACCGGAAACGAATAATAAGAGTCCCGTAATAATAGTTCAGGTGCACGATACCAACGAGTGGATACGTATTCGGTATATGGAGGCCGCGAATTAATTTCACGAGCAAGACCAAAATCTGCAATCTTAACattgaaagaagaagagtcactatttgaagaaattaaaatattttctggTTTCATGTCTCTGTGGAAAAAACCATTTGTATGAATATGATTGAGGCCTTTGAATATTTGACGCATAATATCTTGAACTTGCTCAAGAGTCAAAGGGTCGTTCTTTCTAGTACTTATTAGCTGGTACAAATTGCAATCGAGAAACTCCATTACAATATGTAAACATCGAAATTGATCTATATATAAATCGAAAATATTAActatattttcattttcggAAAGTCTCAACAAAGAATGTACCTCGCGCAATCTGGTAGCATCAGAAACCTTAGCCagctttttcttcatactTTTTATAGCTACTACTTCTTTAGAAGGAGTTTTAGTAGTTGCAAGGTAAACTGAACCGAAGGTGCCATCTCCAACCTTTCGCACAACATTATATACTTCATCAATTGAAATGCATTTGCGAACCTCCTTGGTATACTTTGGTTGCTTGCCTGTAAATACGGTATTCGTAGTTGGAGTACCCCACAAATACTTCTTCATAATATATCCGCACAAAAATCGAGTTTAGGTACAAAATAGAATCAGTGAAGCACctcaacaaaaaagataaaacatGCGAAATCCTGTAAAAAGagatataaaaaaactttgtTGCAAAGGCAATATTATACTTGAGAAGCAGCTTCCAAGTAGCATACAGCTTAAACgcaataaaaatcaaatcaaaatcagtgattttcaataaagaatgaaattgaacaaGTAAATACACCTCTCTATACAAGTATTTATCGTTGAGAAATGGTGTAACttattcaaagaaaaaatggaagCGGTAAATGGATTTAAGCCTGTATTAAGAAAATCACAGTGcaaattaatgaattcTTTATACAAATGGTACAAAAATAGATAAAAGAACAATCCCTTATTACAACACCTTGTTTTAGGAAagtaaaagtaaaataactTCAAAATGGCAttcgaagaaaaaatcagTGCCTAGAAGTTGAATTGTAAGCCAACCGtgattaattatttttaaaatgcaGTCAACCCAATTTTGACACGAAATGTCATCGAAATCTGGTGTTTGCTAATACTCTATAGAATGAGAACCTAGCAGTAACACttgagaaagaaaaaagaagaacaaTTAAAGTAAAATCTCTTCTCTAAATGATAAAATCCTTTCTCACCTACTATGCACTGTTTTGCGATTATATTAAGTCGTGAAGTACCGGTAAACCCGTTTTTGTGTTTGGTTGCAAACAACTCGTAACGGAAAAGCCCACTAAGTTATGTTAGGGTGACATTTTAGGTAGCGTGCagttataaataattacaaaataaatatataagcCGGCagtattttatattattagaAATGCTATCAACTTCGATTAAGGGACATAAAAGAGGAAACTATCACACATAAGTAGTAGCATAAAATTAACTTAATTCTGTAAGTCACATTGTAAAATTTACTCTCAAAGCCATCCTGGAGTTCATTAAGATTTTTAAGTAGGATGTTCATATCTTAAGCAAATAAAACACGTAGACAGATAATATATCAACTAGATAAAACAAGTGTATAACTCTTTGCGACTTCTTCGCCCACAGCAGCATTGATTTCAACAAACCAATGTTTAACCTGAGGGAAATAACTTAAAACATGCTGAAGAATTAGCATTGTTactcaaaaataaagacaTACTCTTGTGGGGAAAGTTGAATTGCCAATGTTAGCAAAATTCTCCGAAACCAAGGACTCAGCAACATTTACTGAAAGAATTCCAGGAAGCTGTCGATTAAACAGTGTATAATCATCTTCGTTTTGAGATGAATCTTCAGAAGAATCGTAGTCAACAGCAGTTTGAATATCactattattttcatcCCCGAAACTTATATATTTAGGAGCACCAGTATTCCAAAGTGAAGTAAAGTTTTCAATTGGTATCCATTTATTTGTACCCTGTTTGTATTAGTTCAAGTTAAAATCGAATGTATACGTACGGGATTAAGCAGGTACGATGGACTATACGTTGCCTTATACTTCATTTTGGGACATGTGTGAATATAATAACCTGCAAGGTCAATCAAcgtaattaaataaatgacATTTTAGCCTACCCATGTAGTAGTACCGATATCCGCATTCAAGAGCAAGCCAGATTTCACGGCAGGCACTAATCCTTCCCAGAGAAAACTTAGACATATCAGGATCATAAAACAGATAAACGCTAGAAACACCATGTGGTAGCAAGTCTAAAACTCCAACTGCCACAAGCCTTCCTTGAAATCGATACATCTGATGATAAGAACCATACTTTATCCCCTTGtcttcattaaataaaggaGAGTTGCAAAGAAACCTGctaaatccttttttcgTGATTTCCTCTTCTTTCTCTAAATGAACTTGCATTTGATACTTTTTGAAGACTTCAAATTTCTCATCGGTGTAAGTGCAAGGCTCCATAGTTACAGAGTATTTTTCAGCTCCGAGCGATTCTATAGTTTGAAAGGCATTGTTCAAATAATCTGTGCTAATTTCGCTTTTCATAGGTTTTAATGGCTTTCCATTTACATATTTGacccatttttttattgccTTCTTTTGCtcttttgcaattttaaaattatagcTGTCGAGTCTTCAACATTCGGCGGTTAGTAATCAATCATATTTGGCGACTTATGCTAAGTACCTGATTGTATAAAGAGAACAGCAAGATGTTTTCCCGTTGGgtttatataaataatgtCCTGAACGtcttattttatattagCAATGTTAACTAATAAAGGTTTTTACCTCCATCCCAAATCAATCAATCGCTGGTAGTCCTGAGGTTAAATGTAGGTTAGcaaaatttgcaaaaagcAGAGTTATACGCTTACTTCACAACTGAGCTTTTCTGCTAATAAACCAAAATGCTCGGTCTTTCTTCCACTTTTACAATAACCACATTCAGTACTGACGTTGTACCCTGTGTACAACAGTTTATCCAATACCATACtattgtttgaaaatttccCTGTTTAATATTAAATGAACTATATCATCAGTAGTAAAACTCTTAGTTCAGTTCTTTTGCCTTTATTTTGAAGGCTCTTTGAGTAGGTGAACTAAGACTACACCAATTATTTCTTGAAGATTAAGTACCCTATTTTTCGTTGAGTGCATGTTTATAGAAATTTCCTGATTAATCATATTAAAAAGTCTATCACATTTTCATACGAATATCTAGAAAAAAACCCAAAAAATACATAGTTCTCTTGACACCTTTTACAAGAGTCAATGACAAAAGTGTATACGTCTAATACAACTATAACATGCACTAACgataaacaaaacataTAAAAAGCGActaatattaatattatcCACGATACCATCCACCAAGTtctatatatataaattaagTCTAAAAGGTATATCAGTAAACCGTAAATATGTAAAAGACCAACTTCAACAACTAGCACCGtctaaagaaaattaaaggaTAAACAACTCTCAACTTGTCAATCCAAAGAgcgaattaaaaaattagtcTGAAATTATTCTTCATCATCAGAGAAGAATGATTTGGGTTTTTCGGTGCCCTTGGGAGATTGTAACCATGCTAATTCTCTCTCTCTAGCACGTCTTTCTTTGGCCTTGATTTCATTTCTCgtcaatttcttctttttggtAGCTTTAGCCtcaatctttttcaaatctttCTCCGACAGATCTTCAAACTTTCCATCGTCAACAGCGGTCTTGCCCTTACCGGTAACCTTACCCGCTTCTACATGCCAGTGTTCAGGACACAACGCAGAAAcaaattcttcattatGTGAAATCATAACGACCCCACCTTCCCAATCACGAATAGCAACAGCTAAACCACCTAATGCATCTCTGTCCAAAAAGTTTGTAGGTTCGTCCAAAACCAAAAGCTGGGGGTTATTCCAGAGACACGCAGCAATAACAACTTTAACCTTTTGACCGCCAGACAAACTACTAATGGGGCTGTAATCAGCAATGTCGCCAGGAAGGCCCACATCCTCAAAATGTGCCCTGATGTCTTCGGGAATCAATTCACGGAAACCGAGACCTTCGCGAGAAGATTCCATATCATCAAAAGCCTGTACAAACTTTTGAAACCCATTTTCAAGCAATATTTCTCGAGACACCCACGTATTGTATTTATGAGGCTTCCCAAACCatttaatttcatattgaaatgacttttttagtttttgacGGCCAATCAAAGCTTCCACTCTTCTACGTTCGCCATTGACCGTAATATCACGCTGAAGCTGAGCACGGTCTTCTTCGGTAAGTTTTCGAGATTCCTTCTCTGAAACTTCGCGGTCCTGTCCTCCAGCATAACGCCATTGAATATATTGACTTGGCGTTTTTTCCAGATGTTGATCCAAGTGATGAAAGGCATGCTGAGCAACGTAACCCACACGCAAGTTGGGATGCTTGAAAACTTTTCCTTCTTGAGGGATTACTTCACCGATAAGAACTTTAATAAGCGTTGATTTACCAGCACCGTTAGGACCTAAAATGGCAACACGAGAAGATAAAGATAACCCAACGGTAACATTATCTAATGACTTCTTCTTCGCGTTGGGATATGTATAAGAAGCGTTTGtcatttttaatatgaGACGTGTGTTTGAGCGCACACCAGTTAAGATACCGGGAGGTGGAAAAACAAACTTCTCGTTTGTGGCTGTCAATGTATAGTATGATTTAGCTTCCGGTTTGACCTTGACAAAAGCTGAAAGATTACCTTGATAATAACCAAGCTTTTTTGCCTGGTTTTTAACACCTTCATAATGAATGATGTCAGTACACACGTGGTCCAAAAATGAAGAGTCGTGAGAAACTATCAAGCAAGTAATATTCTTTTGAGAGGTTAAATATGCTTCCAGCCATGCAATATTGGCAACATCAAGATGATTTGTTGGTTCAtccaaaagcaaaatatcAGCTTTCTGCAACATGGCACGAGCCAACTCCAGTTTCATTTTCCAACCACCAGATAAAGAAGCAACAGGATTTTCCTGCATCTCCGCAGTAAAACCAACAGAATGCAAAGCATCAGCAGCTTCTTGACGGGTAACATTCATAGTCAGTAACGCCTTATCTTGAGCAACAAAGTCAAGGATAGCCATACTAGTATCCTCGCCTTGAAGACTATGTGCAACAAAGCAAGTTTTAACCTCATCAGGTGAGGGAAAGTTTTCAACCTTGTAATCACCAATAGCGCGTAACAAGGTTGATTTACCACAACCATTGTGACCAACAACACCGTATCGATGACCTCTATAAAGGTGAAGATTGGTATGACTCAGAAGCAATCTGCCACCGTATgccaaagaaaaatcagtGTTAACTAGTTCCTCTTCCTCAATAGTAAGGTTTGAAATCCCATCAACAGAATTTAATGACTTATAGAAGGCGTGAAGGTCATCATATATCTTTGATGATATTTGTGAAGCCAATTCTTCCCCGACAAGTGGAGATAAATAAAGCACACCTAATTGCGAAGTCCATTTGTCTTTgtcaaaattatttgacTTATACAATGCTGCTAAGGCATCGCAGACATAATCTATGATACTGTTGGCCAACTCATGTGGTACACTAGTGTTTTTAAGGACGGCCTCACGTAATTCTTTACAAGCGCTATCTAACGCCTGTTTCTCAGAATTGTTTGCAGCCTTTGCAGCCTGAGCAGCTGCAGCCTTGTTTAGAGTAGTAAGTGCATGAGAAGCAAGGGCACGAACTTCAGGCATAGCAGCAGTTTGAGCAATACGCTCAACGTCCGGAATTAACTCAGGAAGAAAATCAGATGCCTCGGCAGGATCAGGAACCAGTTTACATAAGTTGTCAGTAATAATGACAGTCAACCGCAGCATAGACTGTGATCTCTGAGCTAATGCTCGCTTTAAGATAGGAACGAGCACAGCTAAAGCAACTGATTCAACTGTAGCTACAAATGTTGTAGCGCTTAAATCTTTAATACAAGCTTCCAGTGTTTCCGGATGAGCCATACAATCGACGAGCTTTGGTATATGAGGAATAATGTCGTTGTTTTCAACGACGGAACATAAGTTCAACATGCATGTAATAGCGGCACGAGAAATTTCCGGTTTCGTATCATGCATTCGTTCTTTAATACAAGGAATGAGAGCGGCCATGTAATCAGCAACAGCCTTGGGGGATGATGATGCAAGAGAGCCCAGTAATTGCAAAGCAGCCACTTTACTAGGCCATTTGATAGATGAATCGTCTAAGTAAGAAATCAAGCTTGGAATTAAGCGCGTTTCTACGGCTCCTGCAGGAAGACAATCCAAGAGGGCTTGGGCGGCCATTTTGGCGGCTTGTCTAACTACTTCACCACGATCCGAGAACGAATCCAAAATAGTAGGAAGATAAGGAAGGAATACAACTTCGGAAGGCGTacccaaatttttaataacagTAGCAAAACCAATCATGGCAGCTTCACGATGGAATCCCGACTTCTTATTGCGAGCTGCACGTTCCAAGCCATCCAAAAACCCCGTAGTCTTCAAAGTGACTAAAGGGTTgtcatttgaaaaaagctgggcaatttttttacctaCATCAGCACAGCTTTGAGAAGTTTCAGCATCCAACAATTCCTGCAATAATTTGAGGACATCGTCCTCTTCGTAACCCTGAATTAACACAGAGGATGTCATTTCTCTGCAATGCCGTTCCAAATCCCACAATTAACCCGATTAGGCCTTGCAATGTAGCTTGGTGGAGGACAACTATTGATATTGTGAGAATCCCTTTCATATACTAAATTTTAACCGCTCgcaaatttataatttgcCTTACAGTTCCTTAAACGCCGACTATTGACAAATAGTACAGTCTCAGTATCGCTATAGCttattataatataattaCTTTAGTTCGCTATTTAGTACAGAtgttaaaagtaaataatatatCCTCAATATTCTGTCAAAAAAGATTTACTGAACGGACCACCTGCATTTGATGAATTAGTAAATAGAGATATTAATCCAATTAGTTCGTGAAACTCTGCTATAGTGGGCCCATCGGATCTGATGAATTTGACAGTGTAGACCTATTAGGTACCAGGTACTACCGTAGGGTATTGTACTTAATCAGCAAGAAGATACAATGATTTGATAACTTTTTAGAAAGCTTGTTTCTATATAAACCAACCAAAAAAGCTCTATAGGGATTTTTTACTACTACTCTGTTAAAATATTAGTCTGCGTCcttatattaattttaaccataaaacgaaaaattggagaaataaattgatttcAATAGTTAACAGATTTCATGTAGATTCACATAATTTTGCcaatatatttttcctCTGTTCTGCTCAGGTTACTAGTATATTAATAATACATAATTTAAGCTGTCACATACtacttatttattttgaggttccaatattttatattatttttcaactAAACCGACAATCGTATTAGGCTAATGACCACTAgatataataaaatcataaattACTTATAGTACAAAAATCGGCTGCCGTTTGTGATGCAAGCGTCGTATTTTTGTTCATATAGGGTTGGGTTCGAGTTACCGAAAGTTAATGTCGCTTCGGTTGTTTCTCTAGGGACAGGGTATTTTCGTTGCTATTGACTTAGAAAAGTCGTGGAGTTATTAATAAACAACCAATAAATTTCAACTCGattaaatacattttattGTTAAGTTTTCCGTCGTTGTTTTGGCTTAAGACTGAGAAAATCAAGTCAATGGATATCAAATACAATGAGTTGGTCAACCAATTTGCGCCGGGagcaaaacaaattactataaaaaaaatacgaaAGAAAGGCAatggaattttttctttgaatagGTATACTTCTGGAACTGTTCTTTTAGAGGTTCCacttgaaaatataatatgcCGCAAAACAGTTGAACAATTTCGAAATTCTTGTGATAAATTCGCTTCAATCGCAACGCTTGAGGAATGGAACGATATGAGTTTCAGAACTCAGGCTATGTTATTTCTTTGCTATTTATGGCTCGGTATTCAACCCCGAACCAACAAGTGGGATAAGTTTTTAACGGTTCTTCCTTTATCTATCAATACGCCTGCACAATGGCCCGAAAAAGAAGTCTACAGCCTCCAAGGCACTTCGATTTTTAATCCAGTTTGTGTcaagagaaaaattttacaacaAGAGTGGCTTTCATTAAACCAGCGGTATTCTGATTCCTGGCCTAGTAAAATAACACTCCCAAAATGGGTTCATGCTGATGCTTTGTTTCACAGTAGGTGCCTTGAAAGTCCCTTTAAAGATCCAGTTTTAGCTCCTGTGATTGATTTATGTAATCACTCCTCTAAGTCTAATGCAAAATGGTCATTTTCGGAAGATGCTATGCAGCTCTATCTTGACAAGGacattgatgaaaatgaagaagttACGATAAACTATGGAAGTGAAAAAGGTTCTGCtgagtttttattttcttatgGTTTTTTACCTGAACCTGAGGGCGATCGGATTACAAATGTTATGAAACTCTTGATTCCCGAGGATTCTAATGACTCGCTTGATCTTGCTAAAAGGAGATCTTGTAAAACTCCCCCCATGATTGAATTTGTTTCTGATTCATCTGGGGAATTATGGTGGCATGctccatttctttttttttctgtacTTAATGTTGAAGACTTTACAAACTTCAAAATGGTGTGTGATGAATCAAAAGCTCAAACAGTTGACTGGGAATTTGAAGGTCAAAAATGCTCAGTTGAAGATTTGCCAAAGCTTGTACAATTATCTCCTAAAAGAGATTTGTATATTTTACGTGTTTTTTGTCTCGCTGAACAATTAGCGGATGCTGCCCTAAATACAAACATTGAGAATATGTACAATCCAACCGAACGACGTTCAGAATCGGTAGAGCTTTTAAAGCGTGAAAGTTTCTTACTTAAGAAAGTCCTTTTATATCTTAGAGACGTTATTTCAAAGCTCCTTAAGTCCAAAGTTGTGGTGGAATTCATCCATAGCCAGACCATTGAGTCATGAATCGACCATGCataaaaagttatttatttaaaaaaaaaaagaaaatatttagtaTGTGATGAATACTCTACAAATCTCTTAATTTGGAATGACTAATCGtgtataataatataatatcCGTAATATATCCATaccaaataaattaatcagtaattgtgaaaaaaataagtatctattttgattatgctattaaatattaggaaattttcaattgtagTATTGATACCAGTTTCCTGTATTCTAAGGCGTTAGTATTCAGATTGGACTACCATTAATACTATTTCGGACTATGTATTCTACCACACCGACAACTTTGACATAAAGCGACCTAGTTCCTATTTAATAGCTCGTGCAGCGTATTTACGAAGGACTCATCCTACaactttttgatttattagAATATTTGCCAAGGACGCATCTAGCTTATTGAGATTTAACTATGGaaacaaatcaaaatgaaaaaggaCCAAGTCTACCTTCTTATCCTGCTGGAGGAATTATGTCTGTAAGCAACTCAAATGCTGATACGAATCAAGGCGTTACTCAGCATCCCTTGGCAAATCGGATTGTTA
This portion of the Schizosaccharomyces pombe strain 972h- genome assembly, chromosome: I genome encodes:
- the pit1 gene encoding serine/threonine protein kinase Pit1, which produces MKKYLWGTPTTNTVFTGKQPKYTKEVRKCISIDEVYNVVRKVGDGTFGSVYLATTKTPSKEVVAIKSMKKKLAKVSDATRLREVHSLLRLSENENIVNIFDLYIDQFRCLHIVMEFLDCNLYQLISTRKNDPLTLEQVQDIMRQIFKGLNHIHTNGFFHRDMKPENILISSNSDSSSFNVKIADFGLAREINSRPPYTEYVSTRWYRAPELLLRDSYYSFPVDIYAAGCMAFEIATLQPIFPGNDDFDQLYKMCEILGSPDEQSQNTGDKGGGIWDRAELLANKLGISLPKMAPLDFGDLFSPPWNLAFASMLSQLLKWDPAKRPTAEMCLDLEFCRVSAPADAVASKEEVNKNTDFRVSISYFPSSSSIPDECNTEEESRINPSTSKFLKQLNKGFNGFTKPFRKSRKQSKNRKNKSSVATQFSEESEDIADSITSSTFFPVLPQIRPSTPLNLKLRNFIISSSEDSTSPKAKEFDRPLPSTEFLVAINKSQEALLNNSPNSKSGSTQLSASTCLSDLISPQLSILSHEDKRENQSVNSESSKYSPRSSNHSPTLHSKDLHRDMATVNNYAKSPPSFHATQDLLRKTLAYTNSSGTSTVLSNDSSAISSTFLDRDFPDFGITSLAGSLTLPDSKIIDRSKTHVSTQLLP
- the set8 gene encoding lysine methyltransferase Set8, giving the protein MDIKYNELVNQFAPGAKQITIKKIRKKGNGIFSLNRYTSGTVLLEVPLENIICRKTVEQFRNSCDKFASIATLEEWNDMSFRTQAMLFLCYLWLGIQPRTNKWDKFLTVLPLSINTPAQWPEKEVYSLQGTSIFNPVCVKRKILQQEWLSLNQRYSDSWPSKITLPKWVHADALFHSRCLESPFKDPVLAPVIDLCNHSSKSNAKWSFSEDAMQLYLDKDIDENEEVTINYGSEKGSAEFLFSYGFLPEPEGDRITNVMKLLIPEDSNDSLDLAKRRSCKTPPMIEFVSDSSGELWWHAPFLFFSVLNVEDFTNFKMVCDESKAQTVDWEFEGQKCSVEDLPKLVQLSPKRDLYILRVFCLAEQLADAALNTNIENMYNPTERRSESVELLKRESFLLKKVLLYLRDVISKLLKSKVVVEFIHSQTIES
- the ate1 gene encoding arginine-tRNA--protein transferase gives rise to the protein MVLDKLLYTGYNVSTECGYCKSGRKTEHFGLLAEKLSCEDYQRLIDLGWRRSGHYLYKPNGKTSCCSLYTIRLDSYNFKIAKEQKKAIKKWVKYVNGKPLKPMKSEISTDYLNNAFQTIESLGAEKYSVTMEPCTYTDEKFEVFKKYQMQVHLEKEEEITKKGFSRFLCNSPLFNEDKGIKYGSYHQMYRFQGRLVAVGVLDLLPHGVSSVYLFYDPDMSKFSLGRISACREIWLALECGYRYYYMGYYIHTCPKMKYKATYSPSYLLNPGTNKWIPIENFTSLWNTGAPKYISFGDENNSDIQTAVDYDSSEDSSQNEDDYTLFNRQLPGILSVNVAESLVSENFANIGNSTFPTRHVLSYFPQVKHWFVEINAAVGEEVAKSYTLVLSS
- the elf1 gene encoding AAA family ATPase Elf1 encodes the protein MTSSVLIQGYEEDDVLKLLQELLDAETSQSCADVGKKIAQLFSNDNPLVTLKTTGFLDGLERAARNKKSGFHREAAMIGFATVIKNLGTPSEVVFLPYLPTILDSFSDRGEVVRQAAKMAAQALLDCLPAGAVETRLIPSLISYLDDSSIKWPSKVAALQLLGSLASSSPKAVADYMAALIPCIKERMHDTKPEISRAAITCMLNLCSVVENNDIIPHIPKLVDCMAHPETLEACIKDLSATTFVATVESVALAVLVPILKRALAQRSQSMLRLTVIITDNLCKLVPDPAEASDFLPELIPDVERIAQTAAMPEVRALASHALTTLNKAAAAQAAKAANNSEKQALDSACKELREAVLKNTSVPHELANSIIDYVCDALAALYKSNNFDKDKWTSQLGVLYLSPLVGEELASQISSKIYDDLHAFYKSLNSVDGISNLTIEEEELVNTDFSLAYGGRLLLSHTNLHLYRGHRYGVVGHNGCGKSTLLRAIGDYKVENFPSPDEVKTCFVAHSLQGEDTSMAILDFVAQDKALLTMNVTRQEAADALHSVGFTAEMQENPVASLSGGWKMKLELARAMLQKADILLLDEPTNHLDVANIAWLEAYLTSQKNITCLIVSHDSSFLDHVCTDIIHYEGVKNQAKKLGYYQGNLSAFVKVKPEAKSYYTLTATNEKFVFPPPGILTGVRSNTRLILKMTNASYTYPNAKKKSLDNVTVGLSLSSRVAILGPNGAGKSTLIKVLIGEVIPQEGKVFKHPNLRVGYVAQHAFHHLDQHLEKTPSQYIQWRYAGGQDREVSEKESRKLTEEDRAQLQRDITVNGERRRVEALIGRQKLKKSFQYEIKWFGKPHKYNTWVSREILLENGFQKFVQAFDDMESSREGLGFRELIPEDIRAHFEDVGLPGDIADYSPISSLSGGQKVKVVIAACLWNNPQLLVLDEPTNFLDRDALGGLAVAIRDWEGGVVMISHNEEFVSALCPEHWHVEAGKVTGKGKTAVDDGKFEDLSEKDLKKIEAKATKKKKLTRNEIKAKERRARERELAWLQSPKGTEKPKSFFSDDEE